From a region of the Temnothorax longispinosus isolate EJ_2023e unplaced genomic scaffold, Tlon_JGU_v1 HiC_scaffold_328, whole genome shotgun sequence genome:
- the LOC139824325 gene encoding uncharacterized protein, whose protein sequence is LWCDQRNQARARAAKGKAQRQLTGNIGEPVKLKDSDLKILSIIGGESSVGLPVKEVGLGEQPEDMVDATLILGLTNDPEDIENTDPQEIEEQAVHEEQAVREEQAVREEQAVVIATADITGDEDVTFVENTSLLNFPKQQNIHQINSPSCTSNAIATSSKCINNTSTSSASANITRLRTKLESLKTNTSTSNISTPIMSW, encoded by the exons CTTTGGTGTGATCAAAGAAACCAAGCTAGAGCGCGGGCAGCAAAAGGTAAAGCACAAAGACAACTTACTGGAAATATCGGGGAACCAGTTAAGCTTAAAGattctgatttaaaaatattatcaattattggAGGTGAATCATCTGTGGGTTTACCAGTAAAGGAAGTAGGTCTTGGAGAACAGCCTGAG GATATGGTTGATGCAACATTGATATTAGGATTGACAAATGATCCTGAGGATATTGAAAATACTGATCCACAGGAAATTGAAGAACAAGCTGTTCATGAAGAACAAGCTGTTCGTGAAGAACAAGCTGTTCGTGAAGAACAAGCtgtt GTAATAGCAACAGCCGACATAACTGGTGATGAAGATGTGACTTTTGTTGAAAATACAAGTTTGCTTAATTTTCCGAAGCAACAgaatattcatcaaattaaCAGTCCATCCTGTACTTCCAATGCTATTGCAACATcttcaaaatgtattaataatacctCTACTAGTAGTGCATCCGCAAATATTACAAGGTTAAGGACAAAGTTAGaatcattaaaaacaaatacgAGTACATCAAATATATCTACTCCAATCATGTCTTGGTAG